The DNA region GTGGGCATACCTACTCTCGCAATGCACCTTATATTCTCCAAGACCTTACCCAAAGCAACGAGCCCTTTGTCCCCTTCTTGAGAGAGATGGGCTTTCGTGCGTATATAGGCATTCCTTTACGTTACGGCGGACGCACCCTGGGCACCATTTGTCTGTTCCGCAAGGAGGTCTATTATCCACGCCCTGGTGAGATTGCCTTGCTCCAATCCATGGCGCAGGAGGTAGCCGTAGCCCTGGAAAACGCCCGCTTGTATCAACAAGCCCAAGAAGCGCTGGCCGAGGCCGAACGGCTCTATCAAATCGGACGTGCATTAAGTCAAGCGCGATCCTACACCGAGGTGTTAGAGGTGCTGCGCACCCAAACACCCCTCGGTGAGGGCGCCCTAAACATCTCCCTCAACTTCTTCAATCGGCCATGGAATGAACCTGAAGATATCCCCGAATGGAGCATCGTAGCAGCACGGTGGACACGACTTCCTATGGAACGTTTGGCACCACGGTACCCCTTGCGTCAATTCCCCACGGCCAAGTTGCTCACTCCAAACGAACCTTTCATTATTTATGATGTAGCCACCGACCCTCGTCTGGATGAACAAACACGCCGATTGTACAGCGAGCGTTTTCAGGCCCAGAGCACAGCGTTCTTCCCCTTGGTGGTGGGCGGTCGGTGGATCGGCTACATTAACCCCATCTACGAAAAACGGCGGGAGTTTTCTGAGGAGGACCTACATTACCTACAAGGAGCCATCGCTCAAGCTTCAGTTGCCTTGGAAAACCTGATTTTGCTGGAGCGCTCCCGCCGCGGCGCCGAGGTCGAGCGCACAGTGCGTGAAATCGCCGCCGAGCTCCTCAAAGCCCCGCGAACTGCCGACGCCCTACAAACCGCTGCCCGCATGCTGGCTCAGGCCGTGGGCGTTTCCCACGCCCAGGTCCACTTGTTAGGCTCGTGGCGCCCCCAGAACGCCCTTTCCCAAAACTCTACAGAAGAGGAGGAAACCGATGAGCGTGGATGACCGCATGAAACCCAACGCTGGCCGCATTTACGACTACCTGCTCGGCGGCCACCACAATTTCGAAGCCGACCGCCAGGTGGCCGAGCGGTTCACCTCGAACTTTCCCAGCATGCCCCTGGTGGCCCGGCTGCAACGCTGGTGCCTGCAAGATGTCGTCCGGGAACTGCTCAGCCGGGGCATGGAGGTCATCATCGACTTCGCCTCCGGCCTGCCCACCCAGGATCACATCCATGAGGTGGTGCCCCCCGAAGTCGTCGTGATCTACTCCGACAAAGACCCCCTGGTCGTGGAATACGGCCGCGAAATCCTCCAGGACGTCCCCAACGCCCACATTTTCCAGGCCGACGCCCGCCGGCCGGAGGACATACTGGAAAACCCCGAGGTGCAGAAACTCATCGGCGACCGGCGGGATGTGGGCCTGGTTTTATGGGGTGTGTCCAGTTTCCTCCCCGATGAGGACCTGCGCCATGCCTTCCAATACCTTTACGAATGGAGCGGGCCTAAGGCCGTGCTGGCCTTCAACGCCCAACTGGCCGATGTGGAACTCGACCCCAACGACCCCATCCAGCAAAAATTGCTGAAGACATACCGTGAGATGGGCTCCCCGTTGTACATCCGCACCCTGGAGCAGTACCGGGAACTCATCCAGCCCTGGAAACCCGACGGGGGTTTCGTGTCCCTGCTGGAATGGCACGACTTCGACCCCTCCCTGTTCAGCGACCGCGACCGCGCTCTGGTGGAGAAAAGCGGCGGCGGGTACGGTGCCTATCTGATCAAATGACCCGCGCCTCGGCCCGAAGTGCATGTACCCCTCGCCCCACCAAATGTTAGCCAAAGGCGGATAGCCCATGACGGATCGTCCACTTTCCCCCTTCTTGCCCGAAAGCCTCGTGAGCGCCATGGAGGAAGCCGCGCGGCAAACCCTGCAGCGCCTGCTGTTCCAACAGCGGGCCGTGCTCCATCCCCGCCGCATTCCTCAGGTGGCCCGCGAAAGCCTCCAACGGCTGCTGGACTTTCTCCAGAATCCCGTGCCCGAGAAAGCCAAGGAGCACGGACGCTGGTTGTATCACCAGGGCATCACGGAGCAGACCCTGCCCCAGATGGCCGACGCCCAGCGCGGCATCCTGGCCGAACGCCTCCCCCCCGAACAGGCCATCTCCCTGATCGAGCGCATGGTCACCTGGGAAACGCTCAGCCTGCTGGCCTTCCAGCAAGAAGCCCGCGCGGCCATTCTACGCGAGCAAGAAGAACTGCGCCGGGCCGCCATTCGCACCCTGGAAGCACAACAACAGCGGCTGGCGCTGGCTTCTAAGGTGGCCCAACTGATCACCACCTACACCGATCTGGAAAGCCTGCTCCGCGAGAGCGTGGAACTCATCCGTCGGGAATTGGGGCTATATTATGTGGGCATTTTCCTGCTGGACGAATTCGGCCACTGGGCCGTGCTGCGCGCCGGCAGCGGCGAGGCGGGCCGCCGCATGATGCAGGATGGGTACAAACTGGCGGTGGACGAGAACTCCATGATCGGCTGGAGCATCCTCCACCGCCAGGCCCGCATCGCCCAGGATGTGGGCGAGGACGCCGTGCGCTTCGCCAACCCCTACCTTCCCGAAACCCACTCCGAAATGGCCCTCCCGCTGATGGTGGGCGAGGCGATACTGGGGGCCATGACCGTGCAAAGCGACCACGTGGCCACCTTTAGAGAAGAAGACATCCAGGTGCTGGAAGTGGTGGCCAACCAACTGGCCATCGCGCTCCAAAACGCCCAACGCTTCGCCCAACTCCAGGAAGAAGTGGAGCGGCTGCAGGAACTGTTCCGGCAGGAAGAACAACGCCGCTGGAGCGGAGTGCGTCCGCAGGCCTTCCAGTACATCCTCAACACCGATACCCTCCGCCCCACGGACCCACATGATTTGCGCCCCGAGGCCCGAAGGGCCCTGGAGGAGCAACGCCCGGTGGTCCTGCCCTCAGGCAACGGGGACGCCAAAACTGCCCTGGCCGTGCCCATTCTGCTCCACGAAAATGTGCCCATCGGCGTCGTTGACCTGTACGATGTCCAACAGGAACATTACCTGGACGACGAAACCTGGGTGATCCTCAACGCCGCCGTCTCCCAACTGGCCCTGGCCCTGGAAAACCGGCGCCTGTTCGAGGAGGCCCAGCGGCGCGCCCAGGAGTTGCAGACCGCGGCCGAAATCGCCCGCGACACCTCCTCGCTGCAATCCCTGGACGAATTGCTCGCCCGGGCCGTGAACCTCATCCGCGACCGCTTCGGCTTCTACCACGCCTCGGTGTTCCTGCTGGACGAAACCGGCGAATACGCCGTGGTCCGCGAATCCACGGGCGAGGCGGGGGCGGAAATGAAACGACGCGGCCACCGCCTGCGCGTGGGCTCCCGCTCGGTGGTCGGTCAGACGGCCGACCAGGGCCAGCCCGTGGTGATCAACGATGTACTCCAAAGCGACATCCACCGGCCCAACCCCTTGCTCCCCGACACCCGCGCCGAGTTGGGCCTGCCCCTCAAGGTAGGCGACCGCATCATCGGCGTGCTGGATGTGCAATCCACCGAGGTCAACGCCTTCACCGAAGACGATGTCCAAGTGCTGCAAATCCTGGCCGACCAGTTGGCCGTGGCGGTGGAAAACGCGCGGGCTTACGAACTCAGCCAGCGCGCCCTTGAGGAACTGCGCCGCGCCGACCAACTCAAGAGCCAGTTCCTGGCCAACATGAGCCACGAACTGCGCACGCCGTTGAACTCCATCATCGGCTTCTCTAAGGTCATCCTCAAAGGCATCGACGGCCCCATTACCGACCTGCAACGCCAGGACCTGACCGCCATTTACAACGCCGGTCAGCACCTCCTGGGGTTGATCAACGACATCCTGGACATCTCCAAGATCGAAGCCGGGAAGATGCAACTCAACTTCCAGGAAGTCGCCATGGCCGACATCGTCCAAGGGGTCATGTCCACTGCCGTGGGACTGGTCAAGGACAAACCCATCCAACTCATCCAGGAAGTGGAGCCGGACCTTCCCACCGTGCGCGCCGACCCCACCCGCGTGCGCCAGGTGCTGCTCAACCTGGTCTCCAACGCGGCCAAGTTCACCGAAGAGGGGCACATCCGGGTCTTTGTGCGCCGTCAGGTGGATCCGGACAGCGGTCTGGAAGAAATCCTGGTGGGCGTCGAGGATACCGGCCCCGGCATCGCCCCGGAAGACATGCAGAAACTCTTCAAGCCCTTCTCCCAGGTGGACGACTCCCTCACCCGGGCCGTGGGCGGCACAGGCCTGGGCCTCTACATCTCCCACAGTCTGGTGGAACTGCACGGGGGGCGCATCTGGGTGGAAAGCGAGATGGGCAAAGGCTCCACCTTCTACTTCACCATCCCCATCATCCGTCCCCAGGATGAGGCCACCGAGGCCGAACGCATCGCACTGGCCGTGGCCCAGCCGGAGGCCATCCACCACCTGCAACGGCACCTCACGCCCGTGGGCTACCGCATCGTGCCCTCGGTCGATCCCCGTCAGAGCGTGGCCCGCGCCCGCGAGGTCAACCCCATCGCCCTGCTGCTGGACCCCGCCGCCATCGGCCCCGACGGATGGGACATCGTGCTGGCCTTCAGCCAGGACCCGGAGGTGAAAGCCCTGCCCTTCCTGCTCTTCACCCTGACCGACGAAGCCCATGGGTACACTTTGGGACCTACGGTCTTCCTCACCAAGCCCATCTACCGCGACGACCTTTACCGCGCCCTGGAACGCCTCCTCCCCGAACCCGCTCAACGCCGGGCGCTGGTGGTCAGCCCCGAAAACGAAGAACAGGACTTGCTGGTCAAATTGCTGGAAACGGCCGGGTGGGAGGTCCGGGCCCACGCCTCCGGTGAAGAGGCCCTGGCCGGCCTGGAGACAGCCTCCCCCGAGATGGTCGTGTTGGATCTGGCCGCCGGCGCGATGCAGGATCGACTGGACTTCCTCAAAGCGCTCCGCAGCCAGGAGGCCTATCGCAACCTCCCGCTGGTGACTTACCTGCCCGACGAGATGAGCCTCCACGAAAAAGAACAACTCCAACGCACACTGCAAAACCTGGCCCGCGAGCACGCCCGGCCCATCGAAACCTTGATGACCACCCTGGAGAGTCACCTGAAACGCTGGGCGGCCAGAACCAGTCCATCGGTCTGACCGACCTCCCCGCGCCCCGCCCGCGCATGTGAGGCCGGGGCGCTTTTCATGCCGCTCGAACCACCCTTGTCGATAAGGAGAACTCCATCCATGTCACTGCACATTATGGCCCGTTGTCTGGACTGCGGCGATATCAGCCCCTACAGCCCCCTCAACCCCGCCTGCCCTCGCTGTGGCAGCGAATGGCGGGAAGCCCAATACGACTACAAGGCCGTGGCCCAAATCTGGCCTCAGGTCCTCCGCTCACGTCCTTTCAATTTGTGGCGCTATGCCGAATTGCTTCCTGTGAGCAGCGCCACCCCCGAAATCTCCATGGGCGAAGGGGGTACCCCCCTCTTGAGCGCCCCGAACTTGAGCATGATGCTGGGCCTGCCTCACTTGTACATCAAGGACGAGCGCCAGGGGCCCACCTCCTCGTTCAAGGACCGCCAGGCCGCCGTGACCATCGCCGCCCTCAAAGAGAGCGGCCTGACCGAAATGGTGGTCGCCTCCACGGGTAATGTGGCCATCGCTTACGCGGCCTACGCCGCCCGTGCCGGTATCAAACTCTGGGCTTTCCTCTCCAGTACCGTGCCGGCAGAAAAGATGCGCGAAGTGGCCATTTACGGGGCGCAGGTGGTCAAAGTGACCGGCTCCTACGACCGTACCAAACAGGTAGCCGCTGAGTTCGCCCGCCTGCGGGGCCTCTATCTGGACAAAGGCTCGCGCTCCATCCCCACCGTGGAGTCCATGAAAACCTTAGCCTTTGAAATGGTGGAACAAATCACCGCCCGGTACGGTCCTCCGGAGGATGGCCGCGCCCCCTGGCGCGCCCCCCACTGGTATGTCCAGGCCGTCTCCGGGGGGCTGGGGCCGCTGGGCATGTACAAAGCCTTTCAGGAACTCCATCGCATGGGGCTGGTAGATCACATCCCCAAGATGGCTCTAATCCAAAGCGAAGGCTGCGCCCCCATGGCGCAGGCATGGCGCCAGGGCAAGGAGGTCGCCGAGCCAACGCTTGTGCCTCAAACCAACATTGTCACCTTAGCCACCGGGGACCCCGGCCGCACCTACACCCTGCTGTTCCACGCCCTGCGGGAACACGGCGGGGTCATCGAGGCGGTGAGCGACGAAGAGGCCTTTCGCGCCATGCACAACCTGGCCAAAATGGAAGGCCTCTCGGTGGAGCCGGCCGCCGGGGTGGCCTTTGCCGGGCTGACAAAATTGGTGCGGCAGGAGATCATCTGCCCCGAGGAGATCGTAGTGGTCAATGCCACCGGACATACCCTGCCCGTGGAGTCTCACATCCTGGGCGAACGCTGGGCCAAGCATGTGGTGTTGCGCCCCGAAAAAACGCCTTCTGCAGCCCCGCCGCCCACCGAGGGCCTGCTGGCCGCCCTCAGCCACCTTTCCGACCGCCACTACCCCAAAGTGCTGGTGGTGGACGATCATCCACCAGCCCGCCTGCTGCTCCGGCGGGTGCTCCAGGGGCTGGGCGAATACGAAGTGATCGAGGCGGCCAACGGCTTCGAAGGCCTGGAAAAAGCCCTCACCGAGCGCCCTGACCTTCTCATTCTCGACCTGATGATGCCCGAGATGGATGGCTTCGCCGTCCTGGAGGCGCTGAAGAACAACCCCAACACAGCAGGCATCCCCGTCATCGTGGTCACGGCCAAAGCGCTTACCCCTGAAGAACAGCAACGCTTACGCGGGCAGATCGAGCGCCTGATGCAAAAAGGGGAATTCCTCAGCGACGAGTTTATGGAGGAAATCCGCGCCCTGTTAGGATAGGGATGGTCAACGATGCGCAAAACCATGGCCGGGAGCGCCGCCGCGCTGAGTTCCGCCGTCTTTCTGGGGCTGGCGCCCGTGTTTGGCAAGCAAGCCATCCAGGCTGGGGCTCCGCCGTTGGGCGTGGTCGCCTGGCGCACGCTGATCGCCACCCTACTCCTCCTGGCCCTGATCTTCTGGCGCCACCGCAACCTGCTGGCCATCTATCCTTTAGGCCTGGCCGGATGTTTGCTGGCGGGGTTCCTCAACGGCGTAGGCTCCCTGTTCTATTACGGCGCCCTGGGGCGCATTGACGCCTCCTTAGGACAACTGCTGTACTCCCTGTACCCCATCTTTGTCGCCTTGCTCTCCTGGCTGGATCACACGCCCCCCACGCCTCTGACCTGGTTGCGCATCGTCCTGGCGATTCCCGCGGTGTATCTGCTCACCCGCACCGGAAGCGCCCATCCCGACTGGCTGGGCATCGGTATGATGCTGGTGGCCGCAGCCCTCTACGCCTTCCATATCCCCATCAACCAGCGGGTACTTTACGATATTCCCGCGCCCACAGTCACCCTCTACACGCTGAGCGCCATGAGCGCGGTGGTGGTTTCGGCCTATCTTATCGCCGGAGCGCCCCCTGTGCCTCTTACCCCCGCCGTGGCCCGCGGCGTGCTGGGGCTAGCGCTGGTGACTTCCCTCTCCCGGCTCACCCTGTTCATGGGCGTCAAGCGCATCGGCAGCGTGCAGACCGCGCTGTTGGGACTTTTCGAAATCCTGGTCACCGTGGGGCTAGCCCACTGGTGGCTGGACGAACGCCTCAGCACCTGGCAATGGGTCGGCGCCGGGCTACTAATGCTCAGCCTGTTGCTCAAGGGCCTGGACCGCGCTTCCGCACCTCGCCGCCCCCGAGGGGGCTGGCTCGCCTGGATTCGCCCGCCGGGCGTTCCCCCCGATCTATGGTGATTCAGGCGTCTCATCCGCCTCTCCCCTCGCCTGCTCCTCCCCCATTACCATCTCCCAATCCAGCATATACCCCACCCCGCGCACATTGACGATCCATTGCCGGCCCTTAGGCAGGTCGGCCAGTTTGCGACGCAGGCGACTGACGATGGGCCGCATGATTTCCGGCGCCTCCCACTCGTTCACCTGATAGCCGTGCACCGCATCCACCAACGCCTGATGCGACATCACCTCCCCACGATGCATCAACAACACCTGCAACAAACGCGACTCCGAGGGGGCAAGGTGAATGTCCCGCCCTTGGTAGCGCAGCCGCCGACGCCCTAAATCCAGGACGACGCCGTTGGGCAATTCCACCACGGTAGGCACGAAATCCGACTTGCCTTTGCCCTGCCCCATCTCTTCGATTTGCAGCATCTGGGTCAACATGCGCTCCAACTGCTCGTAGAGGGCCCGTTGGCGGCGTTCCCTGCGCACCCGAACCACGCCCCGCGCCACGCTTTCCAACAACGCTTCGGGAGAGATGGGCTTGAGCAGATAATCGTAAGCCCGTTGCCGCAGGGCTTCGATGGCCGATTCCATCGAGCCATGTCCGGTCAACACAATGACCCCCACATCGACGCCCATGGTGCTCAACTGGCGCAGCACCTCGGTACCGCTCAGGCCCGGCATCCGTAGGTCCAGAATCATGAGGTCAAACTTCTCCTCCGCCAGGATGTGCAGCGCTTCCTGGCCGTCCTGAGCCGTGCGCACCTCATACCCCTCCAGGCGAAGCAAATCGCGCAAAGTGCGCCGCATCGCCGGCTCGTCGTCCACCACCAACAAGCGCCCTTTCATGATCTCGTCTCCTCCCAAAACCCATCGTCTGCGGTCAAAACAGGTAATACGATGCGGAAACACGCGCCATCCTGATCCTCCGTGGCGCAATAGGTCAGCGTGCCGGCATGAGCGGTCACGATACCATAACTCACTGCCAACCCCAACCCGGTGCCGTTGGCCTTGGTGCTCACAAAGGGCTCGAACAAACGTTCCCGCACTTCGGCGGGCACGCCGGGCCCCGTATCCCGGATTTCCAAAACCACTTTTCCTTCTTCTGTCCAGCCCCGCACAGTCAACACCCCGCCTCCGGGCATGGCCTCCAGCGCATTGATAACCAGATTGAGCACCACCTGCTGCAACTGGCCAGCGTTCCCCAAAACCAGGGGCAAACCCTCGGGTACCTGACGCCGGACCAGCACCCTTTGCCGACGGCACTGTCCTTCCACCAGCTCCAGGACCCGATCCACCACCTGCGAAAGGGCCACCGGGCGGCGCTCCACCTCTTCGGGGCGGTAGTAGGCCAGCATCCGGCGCACCGTCTCCCGCAACCGGTGCAGTTCTTTCTCGGCCAGGTTCAGGTATTCCTCCCGTTGCTCCTGGGGCAGGCCCGACCGCCGCGCCAGATGCAGACTGGTCAGCACGGCCTGCAAGGGGTTGTTGACCTCGTGGGCGATGACGGCCATCAGCCGCCCCATGGTGGCCAATTTGGCCGCCTGGATCAACCGCTGGCGCGAGGCCTTCAGGTCGGCCAACGCCTGGCGCAGCGCTTCGTACAGGCGGGCATTGCGCAACGCCACCGCCACCGGGAGGGCCAGCATCTGCAAAAAGCGCATATCCTCCTCGGTGAACACTCCCTCGCGGTCCTCGTACGCCGTCAGAACCCCCAAAATCTCGCCCTGATACTGCAAAGGCACGCTAAGCACCGAGCGGAAGGGGGCCTCAAAGGCGGCCTCTTTCCGGTGCTCCCAGCGGTTGAAATCGGCCACCCGAATCGCCTCTCCTGTGGCAGCCGTCCAGCCCGCCACCCCTTCCCCCAAAGGAAAGGTAATTCCGGTGTAATCCCGCCACGGTGAAGCCGAAGCCACGATCCGCACCATGCCTGCTTCGCGCTCCACCAGCCCGATTTCCGCCCCGCGCACCCCCAAAATCTGCTTCACTCGCTGCACGGTGTGCTGCAGCACCGTTTGCATATCCAGGTTCGCGGTGATGTCCAGCGTGGTCTCCCACATCACCTGCCAGCGGGCCAAGAGGCCGCTATGGGCGTCGCCCCCGGCGAGGGGCGGTGCCGCTTCGGGGGCGGCCTCCCACAGACGCGCCAGCCAACGCCACACTCGGGTCTCCATCGCGGGCGGGCCGCTGACCAAAAACGCCTCCCGACGCGAGGTCACTGGCACCAACACCACCTGGCCGTCTCCTAAGGGGGCACCCTCCCCATGCCACCACCGCAAACGGCCCAGACGCACTCCCTCGCCTACCCAACGCGACGCTTCGTCCTGGGTCAGCCATGCGCTCAACGCCCGCCGCTGGCGCGGGGCCAACCCCACCGTCTGGCGTACCGCCCATCGTCCCTCTTGTTGAGCCATCCACGCGGCCCATGAGGCCCCACTCAGACGGCAGGCCTCCCGAAACACCTCGCGACGCCAGCGCGCTCCACCGCTCATAATTCCATTATACCCTTTCTGCCGTTCCTGTTGCCCCGTGCTATAATTTTTGCCATGGAAACCTACCTTATCTACCGCCTGCCTTCCCTCTTCCGCCGCATTGCCCTGCTCCT from Anaerolineae bacterium includes:
- a CDS encoding GAF domain-containing protein, whose translation is GHTYSRNAPYILQDLTQSNEPFVPFLREMGFRAYIGIPLRYGGRTLGTICLFRKEVYYPRPGEIALLQSMAQEVAVALENARLYQQAQEALAEAERLYQIGRALSQARSYTEVLEVLRTQTPLGEGALNISLNFFNRPWNEPEDIPEWSIVAARWTRLPMERLAPRYPLRQFPTAKLLTPNEPFIIYDVATDPRLDEQTRRLYSERFQAQSTAFFPLVVGGRWIGYINPIYEKRREFSEEDLHYLQGAIAQASVALENLILLERSRRGAEVERTVREIAAELLKAPRTADALQTAARMLAQAVGVSHAQVHLLGSWRPQNALSQNSTEEEETDERG
- a CDS encoding response regulator transcription factor → MKGRLLVVDDEPAMRRTLRDLLRLEGYEVRTAQDGQEALHILAEEKFDLMILDLRMPGLSGTEVLRQLSTMGVDVGVIVLTGHGSMESAIEALRQRAYDYLLKPISPEALLESVARGVVRVRRERRQRALYEQLERMLTQMLQIEEMGQGKGKSDFVPTVVELPNGVVLDLGRRRLRYQGRDIHLAPSESRLLQVLLMHRGEVMSHQALVDAVHGYQVNEWEAPEIMRPIVSRLRRKLADLPKGRQWIVNVRGVGYMLDWEMVMGEEQARGEADETPESP
- a CDS encoding GAF domain-containing protein, which encodes MSGGARWRREVFREACRLSGASWAAWMAQQEGRWAVRQTVGLAPRQRRALSAWLTQDEASRWVGEGVRLGRLRWWHGEGAPLGDGQVVLVPVTSRREAFLVSGPPAMETRVWRWLARLWEAAPEAAPPLAGGDAHSGLLARWQVMWETTLDITANLDMQTVLQHTVQRVKQILGVRGAEIGLVEREAGMVRIVASASPWRDYTGITFPLGEGVAGWTAATGEAIRVADFNRWEHRKEAAFEAPFRSVLSVPLQYQGEILGVLTAYEDREGVFTEEDMRFLQMLALPVAVALRNARLYEALRQALADLKASRQRLIQAAKLATMGRLMAVIAHEVNNPLQAVLTSLHLARRSGLPQEQREEYLNLAEKELHRLRETVRRMLAYYRPEEVERRPVALSQVVDRVLELVEGQCRRQRVLVRRQVPEGLPLVLGNAGQLQQVVLNLVINALEAMPGGGVLTVRGWTEEGKVVLEIRDTGPGVPAEVRERLFEPFVSTKANGTGLGLAVSYGIVTAHAGTLTYCATEDQDGACFRIVLPVLTADDGFWEETRS
- a CDS encoding GAF domain-containing protein translates to MTDRPLSPFLPESLVSAMEEAARQTLQRLLFQQRAVLHPRRIPQVARESLQRLLDFLQNPVPEKAKEHGRWLYHQGITEQTLPQMADAQRGILAERLPPEQAISLIERMVTWETLSLLAFQQEARAAILREQEELRRAAIRTLEAQQQRLALASKVAQLITTYTDLESLLRESVELIRRELGLYYVGIFLLDEFGHWAVLRAGSGEAGRRMMQDGYKLAVDENSMIGWSILHRQARIAQDVGEDAVRFANPYLPETHSEMALPLMVGEAILGAMTVQSDHVATFREEDIQVLEVVANQLAIALQNAQRFAQLQEEVERLQELFRQEEQRRWSGVRPQAFQYILNTDTLRPTDPHDLRPEARRALEEQRPVVLPSGNGDAKTALAVPILLHENVPIGVVDLYDVQQEHYLDDETWVILNAAVSQLALALENRRLFEEAQRRAQELQTAAEIARDTSSLQSLDELLARAVNLIRDRFGFYHASVFLLDETGEYAVVRESTGEAGAEMKRRGHRLRVGSRSVVGQTADQGQPVVINDVLQSDIHRPNPLLPDTRAELGLPLKVGDRIIGVLDVQSTEVNAFTEDDVQVLQILADQLAVAVENARAYELSQRALEELRRADQLKSQFLANMSHELRTPLNSIIGFSKVILKGIDGPITDLQRQDLTAIYNAGQHLLGLINDILDISKIEAGKMQLNFQEVAMADIVQGVMSTAVGLVKDKPIQLIQEVEPDLPTVRADPTRVRQVLLNLVSNAAKFTEEGHIRVFVRRQVDPDSGLEEILVGVEDTGPGIAPEDMQKLFKPFSQVDDSLTRAVGGTGLGLYISHSLVELHGGRIWVESEMGKGSTFYFTIPIIRPQDEATEAERIALAVAQPEAIHHLQRHLTPVGYRIVPSVDPRQSVARAREVNPIALLLDPAAIGPDGWDIVLAFSQDPEVKALPFLLFTLTDEAHGYTLGPTVFLTKPIYRDDLYRALERLLPEPAQRRALVVSPENEEQDLLVKLLETAGWEVRAHASGEEALAGLETASPEMVVLDLAAGAMQDRLDFLKALRSQEAYRNLPLVTYLPDEMSLHEKEQLQRTLQNLAREHARPIETLMTTLESHLKRWAARTSPSV
- a CDS encoding DMT family transporter, with product MRKTMAGSAAALSSAVFLGLAPVFGKQAIQAGAPPLGVVAWRTLIATLLLLALIFWRHRNLLAIYPLGLAGCLLAGFLNGVGSLFYYGALGRIDASLGQLLYSLYPIFVALLSWLDHTPPTPLTWLRIVLAIPAVYLLTRTGSAHPDWLGIGMMLVAAALYAFHIPINQRVLYDIPAPTVTLYTLSAMSAVVVSAYLIAGAPPVPLTPAVARGVLGLALVTSLSRLTLFMGVKRIGSVQTALLGLFEILVTVGLAHWWLDERLSTWQWVGAGLLMLSLLLKGLDRASAPRRPRGGWLAWIRPPGVPPDLW
- a CDS encoding pyridoxal-phosphate dependent enzyme, whose product is MSLHIMARCLDCGDISPYSPLNPACPRCGSEWREAQYDYKAVAQIWPQVLRSRPFNLWRYAELLPVSSATPEISMGEGGTPLLSAPNLSMMLGLPHLYIKDERQGPTSSFKDRQAAVTIAALKESGLTEMVVASTGNVAIAYAAYAARAGIKLWAFLSSTVPAEKMREVAIYGAQVVKVTGSYDRTKQVAAEFARLRGLYLDKGSRSIPTVESMKTLAFEMVEQITARYGPPEDGRAPWRAPHWYVQAVSGGLGPLGMYKAFQELHRMGLVDHIPKMALIQSEGCAPMAQAWRQGKEVAEPTLVPQTNIVTLATGDPGRTYTLLFHALREHGGVIEAVSDEEAFRAMHNLAKMEGLSVEPAAGVAFAGLTKLVRQEIICPEEIVVVNATGHTLPVESHILGERWAKHVVLRPEKTPSAAPPPTEGLLAALSHLSDRHYPKVLVVDDHPPARLLLRRVLQGLGEYEVIEAANGFEGLEKALTERPDLLILDLMMPEMDGFAVLEALKNNPNTAGIPVIVVTAKALTPEEQQRLRGQIERLMQKGEFLSDEFMEEIRALLG